The following are from one region of the Cystobacter fuscus DSM 2262 genome:
- the pdhA gene encoding pyruvate dehydrogenase (acetyl-transferring) E1 component subunit alpha has translation MASPYSKDLLLTMYRKMYLMRRFEERTQQQYGLGKIAGFCHLYIGQEAVAIGVNEAIRPDDYMLSGYRDHAQPLARGSHPGMIMAELFGRTGGYSKGKGGSMHIFDIEHHFYGGYGIVGGQIPLAAGMAFASRYRNEDRITVCYFGDAAANQGAFHETFNMAVKWKLPVLYICENNRYGMGTAISRVSAEPEIHKRGAAYNMRHEAVDGMDALKMYEAVKDAAAYIRAGNGPVLMEANTYRFRGHSVVDPATYRSKDEVEEERKNDPIPRLMNYILKHKLAKESEFEAIEAEVKAQVDEAVKFADESPEPALEELWRDTIVEEGEEDVRPRERVLGVKVDKWPSYPSGKELKVTWDLEPRAQAEKADKDAGLKG, from the coding sequence GTGGCCAGCCCTTACTCGAAGGACCTGCTGTTGACGATGTACCGGAAGATGTACCTCATGCGCCGCTTCGAGGAGCGCACCCAGCAGCAGTACGGCCTGGGGAAGATCGCCGGCTTCTGCCACCTGTACATCGGGCAGGAAGCGGTGGCGATCGGTGTCAACGAGGCGATCCGTCCGGATGACTACATGCTCTCGGGCTACCGCGATCACGCCCAGCCGCTGGCGCGTGGCTCGCACCCGGGAATGATCATGGCGGAGCTGTTCGGCCGCACGGGTGGCTACAGCAAGGGCAAGGGCGGCTCGATGCACATCTTCGACATCGAGCACCACTTCTACGGGGGCTACGGCATCGTGGGTGGGCAGATTCCGCTCGCCGCGGGCATGGCCTTCGCCAGCCGCTACCGCAACGAGGACCGCATCACCGTGTGCTACTTCGGTGACGCCGCGGCCAACCAGGGCGCCTTCCACGAGACGTTCAACATGGCGGTCAAGTGGAAGCTGCCCGTGCTCTACATCTGCGAGAACAACCGCTACGGCATGGGCACGGCCATCAGCCGCGTGTCGGCCGAGCCGGAGATCCACAAGCGCGGCGCCGCCTACAACATGCGCCACGAGGCCGTGGACGGCATGGACGCGCTGAAGATGTACGAGGCGGTGAAGGACGCGGCCGCCTACATCCGCGCGGGCAACGGTCCGGTGCTCATGGAGGCCAACACCTACCGCTTCCGCGGCCACTCGGTGGTGGACCCCGCCACCTACCGCAGCAAGGACGAGGTGGAGGAGGAGCGCAAGAACGACCCCATCCCGCGCCTCATGAACTACATCCTCAAGCACAAGCTGGCCAAGGAGTCGGAGTTCGAGGCCATCGAGGCCGAGGTGAAGGCGCAGGTGGACGAGGCGGTGAAGTTCGCCGACGAGTCGCCCGAGCCGGCGCTGGAGGAGCTGTGGCGCGACACCATCGTGGAGGAGGGCGAGGAGGACGTGCGCCCCCGCGAGCGCGTGTTGGGCGTGAAGGTGGACAAGTGGCCCTCGTACCCCTCGGGCAAGGAACTCAAGGTGACTTGGGATCTGGAGCCGCGCGCGCAGGCGGAGAAGGCCGACAAGGACGCGGGGCTGAAGGGTTAG
- a CDS encoding pyruvate dehydrogenase complex dihydrolipoamide acetyltransferase gives MATPIQMPSLSPTMKEGKIVKWLKKEGDKVSSGEAIAECETDKSNLEIEAYDDGYLLKILVPEGEMATVGAPIAMLGAKGEKADAGGGAKPAAPAAAPKAAAPKPAAAQPEAKKPEAPQAAASGGGDDGIAIAMPSMSPTMTEGKIVKWLKKEGDKISSGQAIAEVETDKSNLEVEAYDDGVLARIVVREGEMAKVGAPIAYLAGKGGAKPAPAPAAAPAPKAPAATPAAAAPAPKASAPAAASGGRLRASPLAKRMAQDKGLDLSQIKGSGPAGRIVKRDIEAASTQAAAPAARKAPAAAAPAQATGPRPEPKSVPLSTMRKVISQRMAEVKPGVPHFYLSVDVEMDAALKIREEAKALESKVSVNDIIVKASAMALRRYPKMNVSLQGDAILHFETVDVGIAVAIEDGLITPIIRDADKKGLSAISAEARDLAERARKRALKPAEYTGGSLTVSNLGMYGIDSFIAVINPPQAAILAVGSVSDKVVVRDGQMVIRKVMTVSLSGDHRAIDGAIGAEYLRELKALLEHPMRLLF, from the coding sequence ATGGCCACGCCCATCCAGATGCCTTCCCTCTCTCCGACGATGAAGGAGGGAAAGATCGTCAAGTGGCTCAAGAAGGAGGGCGACAAGGTCTCCTCTGGCGAAGCCATCGCCGAGTGCGAGACCGACAAGTCGAACCTCGAGATTGAGGCCTACGACGATGGTTACCTGCTGAAGATCCTCGTGCCCGAGGGGGAGATGGCCACCGTGGGTGCGCCCATCGCCATGCTCGGCGCCAAGGGGGAGAAGGCCGACGCGGGTGGGGGCGCCAAGCCCGCCGCTCCCGCCGCCGCGCCCAAGGCGGCGGCTCCCAAGCCCGCCGCCGCCCAGCCCGAGGCGAAGAAGCCCGAAGCGCCCCAGGCCGCCGCCTCCGGTGGTGGGGACGACGGCATCGCCATCGCCATGCCCTCGATGTCCCCGACGATGACCGAGGGGAAGATCGTCAAGTGGCTCAAGAAGGAGGGGGACAAGATCTCCTCCGGCCAGGCGATCGCCGAGGTGGAGACGGACAAGTCCAACCTCGAGGTCGAGGCGTACGACGACGGCGTGCTCGCGCGCATCGTGGTGCGCGAGGGCGAGATGGCCAAGGTGGGTGCGCCCATCGCGTACCTGGCGGGCAAGGGTGGGGCGAAGCCGGCTCCTGCTCCGGCCGCGGCTCCGGCGCCCAAGGCTCCCGCCGCCACGCCCGCCGCGGCGGCTCCGGCGCCCAAGGCGAGCGCTCCGGCCGCCGCTTCCGGGGGCCGGCTGCGCGCCAGCCCGCTGGCGAAGCGCATGGCTCAGGACAAGGGCCTGGATCTGTCGCAGATCAAGGGCTCGGGTCCCGCGGGCCGCATCGTGAAGCGCGACATCGAGGCGGCGTCCACGCAGGCCGCCGCTCCCGCCGCGCGCAAGGCGCCCGCCGCCGCTGCTCCCGCCCAGGCCACGGGTCCTCGTCCCGAGCCGAAGTCGGTGCCCCTCTCCACCATGCGCAAGGTCATCAGCCAGCGCATGGCCGAGGTGAAGCCCGGGGTGCCCCACTTCTACCTGTCGGTGGACGTGGAGATGGACGCCGCGCTGAAGATCCGCGAGGAGGCCAAGGCCCTGGAGTCCAAGGTCTCGGTCAACGACATCATCGTGAAGGCGTCGGCCATGGCGCTGCGCCGCTACCCGAAGATGAACGTGTCGCTGCAGGGCGACGCGATCCTCCACTTCGAGACGGTGGATGTCGGCATCGCGGTGGCCATCGAGGACGGCCTCATCACCCCGATCATCCGCGACGCGGACAAGAAGGGGCTGAGCGCCATCTCCGCCGAGGCGCGTGACCTGGCCGAGCGTGCCCGCAAGCGCGCCCTCAAGCCGGCGGAGTACACGGGTGGCTCGCTCACGGTGAGCAACCTGGGCATGTACGGCATCGACTCGTTCATCGCCGTCATCAACCCGCCCCAGGCGGCGATCCTGGCGGTGGGCTCCGTGTCGGACAAGGTCGTCGTGCGCGACGGGCAGATGGTGATCCGCAAGGTGATGACGGTATCGCTCTCGGGCGACCACCGCGCCATCGACGGGGCCATCGGCGCCGAGTACCTGCGGGAGCTCAAGGCGCTGCTCGAGCACCCGATGCGGCTGCTGTTCTAG
- a CDS encoding DUF2795 domain-containing protein, whose product MKQIHGGPGLDDPAGLVLALSQALRGAVFPLSRTQLVWLARENDAAASLLTRLSGLPEGVFASLAEVERALGVQAGEGTPATVPPPLSPNPR is encoded by the coding sequence ATGAAACAAATCCATGGAGGGCCTGGGTTGGATGATCCGGCCGGGCTGGTGCTGGCCCTTTCCCAGGCCCTGCGGGGCGCCGTCTTCCCCCTGTCCCGGACGCAACTGGTGTGGCTGGCCCGGGAGAACGATGCCGCGGCGTCCCTGCTGACGCGTTTGAGCGGCTTGCCAGAGGGAGTCTTCGCGTCCCTGGCGGAGGTGGAGCGCGCCCTGGGCGTCCAGGCGGGTGAAGGCACGCCCGCCACCGTGCCCCCGCCGCTCAGTCCGAACCCGCGCTGA
- a CDS encoding pyruvate dehydrogenase complex E1 component subunit beta has protein sequence MAELMYREALNQALAEEMERDAQVFLIGEEVGRYQGAFKVSQGLLDKFGSARIIDAPISELGFTGLGVGAAMVGLRPVVEMMTWNFAILAMDQIVNNAAKLRHMSGGQLRCPIVFRGPGGAGGRLSSQHSQALESTYAHFPGLKVIAPATPADAKGMLKAAIRDDNPVVMFEGERLYALKGEVPEGEHIVPLGKADVKREGKDVTIITWSRMYYFCEEAAKQLEAEGISAEILDLRTLRPLDEEAILASVRKTNRAVIVEEGWPLAGVGAQVVDIIQSKAFDELDAPVVRVTGLDVNMSYAANLENAIQPDAPKIIAAVKKVLYREGA, from the coding sequence ATGGCCGAGTTGATGTATCGCGAGGCGCTGAACCAGGCACTCGCCGAGGAGATGGAGCGCGACGCCCAGGTCTTCCTGATTGGTGAGGAAGTGGGCCGCTATCAGGGCGCCTTCAAGGTGTCGCAGGGTCTGTTGGACAAGTTCGGGAGCGCGCGCATCATCGACGCGCCCATCTCCGAGCTGGGTTTCACGGGTCTGGGAGTCGGCGCGGCCATGGTGGGCCTGCGCCCCGTGGTGGAGATGATGACGTGGAACTTCGCCATCCTGGCGATGGACCAGATCGTCAACAACGCCGCCAAGCTGCGCCACATGTCGGGCGGCCAGCTGCGCTGCCCCATTGTCTTCCGCGGCCCCGGCGGCGCGGGTGGCCGTCTGTCCAGCCAGCACAGCCAGGCGCTCGAGTCCACCTACGCCCACTTCCCGGGCCTCAAGGTGATCGCCCCCGCCACCCCGGCGGACGCCAAGGGCATGCTCAAGGCGGCCATCCGGGATGACAACCCCGTGGTCATGTTCGAGGGCGAGCGCCTCTACGCGCTCAAGGGCGAGGTGCCCGAGGGCGAGCACATCGTCCCGCTCGGCAAGGCGGACGTGAAGCGCGAGGGCAAGGACGTGACCATCATCACCTGGTCGCGCATGTACTACTTCTGCGAGGAGGCCGCGAAGCAGCTCGAGGCCGAGGGCATCTCCGCGGAGATCCTCGACCTGCGCACGCTGCGCCCCCTGGACGAGGAGGCCATCCTCGCCTCCGTGCGCAAGACGAACCGCGCCGTCATCGTGGAAGAGGGCTGGCCGCTGGCCGGCGTGGGCGCGCAGGTGGTGGACATCATCCAGTCCAAGGCGTTCGACGAGCTGGATGCGCCCGTGGTGCGCGTGACCGGTCTCGATGTGAACATGTCCTATGCGGCGAACCTCGAGAACGCGATCCAGCCGGACGCGCCGAAGATCATCGCCGCCGTGAAGAAGGTCCTCTACCGCGAGGGAGCCTGA